One region of Oxalobacteraceae sp. CFBP 8761 genomic DNA includes:
- the serS gene encoding serine--tRNA ligase, translating to MIDIQLLRKDIDTAAARLATRKYQLDVSAFSALEAERKAIQTRTEELQGKRNALSKQIGMLKGKGEDTTAVMAEVAGLADELKANEAALAKVQESMAQFMAAVPNLPHESAPQGLDESGNVEVRKVGDVPAFDFAVRDHVDIGERLGLDFETATKITGSRFSMMKGGMARLHRALAQFMLDTHTGQHGYTECYTPYMVNADSLRGTGQLPKFEADLFSVKKGGVEGEGETFYLIPTSEVSLTNVVRDEILALDALPLKMTAHTPCFRSEAGSYGRDTRGMIRQHQFDKVELVQVVHPEQSYAVLDEMVGHAEFILTSLGLPYRVMLLCTGDMGFSAAKTFDIEVWLPAQNTYREISSLSNCEAFQSRRMQARFRNAQGKPELVHTLNGSGLAVGRTLVAVLENYQQADGSVIVPEVLRPYMGGLERLTPAA from the coding sequence ATGATTGACATCCAACTTCTCCGCAAAGACATCGACACCGCTGCCGCCCGCCTGGCGACCCGCAAGTACCAGCTCGATGTGTCCGCCTTCAGTGCACTGGAGGCCGAACGCAAGGCCATTCAGACGCGCACCGAAGAACTGCAGGGCAAGCGCAATGCGCTGTCCAAGCAGATCGGCATGCTCAAGGGCAAAGGCGAAGACACGACGGCCGTGATGGCGGAAGTGGCGGGCCTGGCCGACGAGCTCAAGGCCAATGAAGCGGCGCTGGCGAAGGTGCAGGAAAGCATGGCGCAGTTCATGGCGGCCGTGCCGAACCTGCCGCACGAGAGCGCCCCGCAGGGCCTGGATGAAAGCGGCAACGTCGAAGTGCGCAAGGTGGGCGATGTGCCGGCATTCGACTTCGCCGTGCGCGACCACGTCGACATCGGCGAGCGCCTGGGCCTGGACTTCGAAACCGCCACCAAGATCACCGGTTCGCGCTTCTCGATGATGAAGGGTGGCATGGCGCGCCTGCACCGCGCGCTGGCGCAGTTCATGCTCGACACGCACACCGGACAGCATGGCTACACCGAGTGCTACACCCCGTACATGGTCAATGCCGATTCGCTGCGCGGCACCGGCCAGCTGCCGAAATTCGAAGCCGACCTGTTCTCGGTGAAAAAGGGCGGCGTCGAAGGCGAGGGCGAGACCTTCTACCTGATCCCGACGTCCGAAGTGTCGCTCACCAACGTCGTGCGCGATGAGATCCTCGCGCTGGATGCACTGCCGCTGAAGATGACGGCGCATACGCCATGCTTCCGTTCCGAAGCCGGCAGCTATGGCCGCGACACGCGCGGCATGATCCGCCAGCACCAGTTCGACAAGGTCGAGCTGGTCCAGGTGGTGCATCCGGAGCAGTCATACGCGGTGCTGGACGAGATGGTCGGCCATGCCGAGTTCATCCTGACTTCGCTCGGCCTGCCGTACCGTGTCATGCTGCTGTGCACGGGCGACATGGGCTTCTCGGCCGCCAAGACCTTCGACATCGAAGTCTGGCTGCCGGCGCAGAACACGTACCGCGAGATTTCGTCGCTGTCGAACTGCGAAGCGTTCCAGTCGCGCCGCATGCAGGCCCGCTTCCGCAATGCCCAGGGCAAGCCTGAGCTCGTGCACACGCTCAATGGCTCGGGTCTGGCCGTGGGCCGCACGCTGGTGGCCGTGCTCGAAAACTACCAGCAGGCCGATGGCAGCGTGATCGTGCCCGAGGTGCTGCGCCCGTACATGGGTGGGCTGGAGCGCTTGACCCCGGCGGCTTGA
- a CDS encoding bile acid:sodium symporter, whose product MLARLASRFLPDRMTLMLLAVVAAASIFPAQGDVAAVLKVVTMVMIGVLFFLHGAKLSRAAIIAGATHWRLHLLVLLCTFALFPVLALLFKPGILLLLTPELYLGILFLCLLPSTVQSSIAFTAAARGNVPAAVCSASVSSLLGIFLTPLLVSVAMPASSGAGASLDSVLMIVYQLLLPFVAGQIARRWIGGWVDRHKSLVRGVDQGSILLVVFSAFSAAVVEGLWSRVPPAMLGNLILVCIVLLAVVMLVVTWLARRFGFSKPDEITIVFCGSKKSLATGIPLAHVLIPAASISMVVLPLMLFHQIQLIVCAVIAGRYARRPVEPADEI is encoded by the coding sequence ATGCTCGCACGACTTGCATCCCGATTTCTGCCGGACCGAATGACCCTGATGCTGCTGGCCGTCGTGGCCGCCGCCAGCATCTTCCCGGCGCAGGGCGACGTCGCCGCCGTGCTGAAGGTCGTCACGATGGTGATGATCGGCGTGCTGTTCTTCCTGCATGGCGCCAAACTGTCGCGCGCTGCGATCATTGCCGGTGCGACCCACTGGCGCCTGCATCTGCTGGTGCTGCTGTGCACCTTTGCGCTGTTCCCCGTGCTGGCGCTGCTGTTCAAGCCCGGCATCCTGCTGCTGCTCACGCCCGAACTGTATCTCGGCATCCTGTTCCTGTGCCTGCTGCCCTCGACCGTGCAGTCGTCGATCGCCTTCACGGCTGCGGCGCGGGGCAATGTGCCGGCCGCGGTCTGCAGCGCGTCGGTGTCGAGCCTGCTCGGCATCTTCCTTACGCCGTTGCTGGTGAGCGTGGCGATGCCGGCCTCGTCCGGCGCCGGCGCGTCGCTCGATTCGGTCCTGATGATCGTCTACCAGCTGTTGCTGCCATTCGTTGCCGGCCAGATCGCCCGGCGCTGGATCGGTGGCTGGGTCGATCGCCACAAGAGCCTGGTCAGGGGCGTGGACCAGGGCTCGATCCTGCTGGTGGTGTTTTCCGCGTTCAGCGCGGCGGTGGTGGAAGGGTTGTGGTCACGCGTGCCGCCCGCCATGCTGGGCAATCTGATCCTGGTCTGCATCGTCCTGCTGGCGGTCGTCATGCTGGTGGTGACGTGGCTGGCACGGCGCTTCGGGTTTTCGAAGCCCGACGAAATCACCATCGTGTTTTGCGGCTCGAAGAAAAGCCTGGCCACCGGCATCCCGCTGGCCCACGTGCTGATTCCTGCCGCCAGCATCAGCATGGTGGTGCTGCCGCTGATGCTGTTCCACCAGATTCAATTGATCGTCTGCGCAGTGATTGCGGGCCGCTACGCGCGGCGGCCGGTCGAGCCCGCCGATGAAATCTAG
- a CDS encoding N-acetyltransferase, translating into MTAIRRASPLDAARLCAIYNHYVDGTTISFEEAPVTADDMAARIADVIDGGMPWLVLTDGDAILGYAYATKWRARPAYRHAVESTIYLDAALAGQGHGMRLYAQLLDALRARGLHTVIAGIAQPNARSVRLHERLGFAKVAHFAEVGFKLGMWLDVGYWQMRLTPA; encoded by the coding sequence ATGACCGCTATCCGCCGCGCAAGCCCGCTTGACGCCGCCCGCCTCTGCGCCATCTACAACCACTACGTCGACGGCACGACCATCTCGTTCGAGGAAGCGCCGGTGACTGCCGACGACATGGCCGCACGCATCGCCGACGTCATCGACGGCGGCATGCCCTGGCTGGTGCTGACGGATGGTGACGCCATCCTCGGCTATGCCTACGCTACCAAATGGCGCGCCCGGCCCGCCTACCGCCATGCGGTCGAGAGCACGATCTATCTCGATGCTGCCCTGGCAGGCCAGGGCCATGGCATGCGCCTGTACGCCCAGCTGCTGGACGCGTTGCGCGCACGCGGCCTGCACACGGTCATTGCCGGCATCGCGCAGCCGAACGCGCGCAGTGTCCGCCTGCACGAGCGCCTGGGTTTTGCCAAGGTCGCGCACTTTGCAGAAGTGGGCTTCAAGCTCGGGATGTGGCTCGATGTCGGCTACTGGCAGATGCGCCTGACGCCAGCCTAG
- a CDS encoding DASS family sodium-coupled anion symporter — translation MLLRLQAAFRYFNQAVPFRLIPALVTTAVLLTLLAIPHPAGLTSGAWTLVAIFLTTIVAIILKVMPIGVMALMAIVIVALSQVTSGSSKGAMADALGSFSSPLIWLIVVAVLISRGLKKTGLGNRIGLNFIALLGKRTIGIGYGLAVCELVLAPFTPSNTARGGGIVHPIMKSIAASFDSDPAKGTEGKVGTYLALVNYHANPITSTMFVTATAPNPLVVDFVARASGQTFQLSWTTWALCMVLPGLVCLFLMPLIIYLLAPPELKQTPDAIGFARGELARMGPLSASERVMLGTFGLLLVLWANVPAMLFGSAFTLDPTVVAFVGLFILIITGTLDWDDILSEKSAWDTLIWFGALVMLAEQLNKMGVIAWASNGMRDAIVASGMGWGAAASVLVLAFVFSHYLFASTTAHISAMMFAFLSVGAALVPGQYLVLFLLMMTAASGIMMTLTHYATGTSPIIFGSGYVTMGLWWKVGFIMCLFELVVFAVVGGLWWKLLGYW, via the coding sequence ATGCTGTTGCGCTTGCAGGCTGCGTTTCGTTATTTCAATCAGGCCGTGCCGTTTCGCCTGATTCCTGCTCTGGTCACCACTGCCGTACTGCTCACGCTGCTGGCCATTCCGCATCCCGCAGGCTTGACCTCTGGCGCATGGACGCTGGTGGCGATCTTTCTCACCACCATCGTTGCCATCATCCTGAAAGTCATGCCCATCGGCGTCATGGCGCTGATGGCGATCGTGATCGTGGCGTTGTCGCAGGTGACGTCCGGGTCGTCGAAGGGCGCGATGGCCGACGCGCTGGGCAGCTTTTCCAGCCCACTGATCTGGCTGATCGTCGTTGCCGTGCTGATCTCGCGCGGCCTGAAGAAGACGGGCCTGGGCAACCGCATCGGGCTGAACTTCATCGCGCTGCTCGGCAAGCGCACGATCGGCATCGGCTACGGGCTGGCCGTTTGCGAGCTGGTGCTGGCGCCGTTCACGCCCAGTAATACCGCGCGCGGTGGCGGCATCGTCCACCCGATCATGAAATCGATCGCCGCGTCGTTCGATTCCGACCCGGCCAAGGGCACCGAGGGCAAGGTGGGCACGTACCTGGCACTGGTCAACTACCACGCCAACCCGATCACCTCGACGATGTTCGTCACCGCCACCGCGCCCAATCCGCTGGTGGTGGACTTCGTCGCGCGCGCCAGCGGCCAGACATTTCAGCTGAGCTGGACCACGTGGGCGTTGTGCATGGTGCTGCCAGGCCTCGTGTGCCTGTTCCTGATGCCCCTGATTATCTACCTGCTGGCGCCGCCGGAACTCAAGCAGACGCCCGATGCGATCGGTTTCGCGCGGGGCGAGCTCGCACGCATGGGGCCGTTGTCGGCCAGTGAACGCGTGATGCTCGGGACGTTCGGCCTGCTGCTGGTGCTGTGGGCGAACGTGCCGGCGATGCTGTTTGGCAGCGCGTTCACGCTCGACCCGACCGTGGTCGCCTTTGTCGGCCTGTTCATCCTGATCATCACGGGCACGCTCGACTGGGACGATATCCTGTCCGAGAAAAGCGCGTGGGATACCTTGATCTGGTTCGGCGCGCTCGTCATGCTGGCCGAGCAACTCAACAAGATGGGCGTGATCGCCTGGGCCTCGAACGGCATGCGCGACGCGATCGTCGCCAGCGGCATGGGGTGGGGCGCCGCAGCGAGCGTGCTGGTGCTGGCCTTCGTGTTCTCGCACTACCTGTTTGCCAGCACCACGGCCCACATCAGCGCGATGATGTTCGCGTTCCTGTCGGTGGGCGCCGCGCTGGTGCCGGGCCAGTACCTCGTACTGTTCCTGCTGATGATGACGGCGGCGTCTGGCATCATGATGACGCTGACCCACTACGCCACCGGCACCTCGCCGATCATCTTCGGCAGCGGGTATGTCACGATGGGGCTGTGGTGGAAGGTCGGCTTCATCATGTGCCTGTTCGAGCTGGTGGTGTTTGCCGTCGTCGGCGGCCTGTGGTGGAAGTTGCTCGGGTACTGGTGA
- a CDS encoding phosphate acetyltransferase encodes MTVVATAHPYYDRLIEAGRANGPVTVAVAHPCDRYALEAALDAARIGLITPILVGPAARIHAAADAAGLDIGALRLVDTAHSHASAARAVELVREGKAAALMKGSLHTDELMGAVVAATTGLRTARRLSHCFVMDVPGRSEPLIITDAAINIIPTLAEKRDIVQNAIDLAHVLRFEGVRVAILAAVETVSDKMPSTIDAAALCKMADRGQITGAILDGPLAMDNAIDPQAAAVKGLDSPVAGRANVLVAPDLEAGNMLAKSLTFMAGAAAAGIVLGARVPLILTSRADSVAARLASCAVAVLLARHQLASASANASVAGR; translated from the coding sequence ATGACAGTAGTTGCGACCGCACATCCATACTATGACCGCCTGATCGAGGCCGGCCGCGCCAATGGCCCGGTGACGGTGGCGGTGGCGCACCCGTGCGACCGCTACGCACTCGAAGCGGCGCTCGACGCGGCCCGTATCGGCCTGATCACGCCGATTCTGGTGGGGCCGGCGGCGCGCATTCACGCCGCGGCCGATGCCGCTGGCCTGGACATCGGCGCGCTGCGCCTGGTCGACACGGCGCACAGCCACGCCTCGGCCGCGCGCGCCGTCGAACTGGTGCGCGAAGGGAAGGCCGCTGCATTGATGAAAGGCAGCCTGCACACGGATGAACTGATGGGCGCCGTGGTCGCCGCCACGACCGGCCTGCGCACGGCGCGGCGCCTGAGCCACTGCTTCGTGATGGACGTGCCGGGGCGCAGCGAACCGCTCATCATCACCGATGCCGCCATCAACATCATCCCGACGCTGGCCGAAAAACGCGACATCGTGCAGAACGCGATCGACCTGGCGCACGTGCTGCGCTTCGAGGGCGTGCGCGTGGCGATCCTGGCAGCAGTGGAAACCGTGAGCGACAAGATGCCATCGACGATCGACGCAGCGGCGCTGTGCAAGATGGCCGACCGCGGCCAGATCACCGGCGCGATCCTGGATGGCCCGCTGGCGATGGACAATGCGATCGACCCGCAGGCCGCCGCCGTCAAGGGGCTTGACTCGCCCGTGGCCGGGCGCGCCAATGTGCTCGTCGCGCCCGATCTGGAAGCCGGCAACATGCTGGCCAAGAGCCTGACCTTCATGGCCGGGGCAGCAGCGGCCGGCATCGTCCTCGGCGCGCGCGTGCCCTTGATTCTGACCAGCCGCGCCGATTCGGTCGCTGCGCGCCTCGCGTCGTGCGCCGTCGCCGTGCTGCTGGCGCGGCATCAGCTGGCCAGCGCCAGCGCCAATGCCAGCGTGGCGGGGCGCTGA
- a CDS encoding acetate/propionate family kinase: MATQDCIAVINAGSSSIKFSLHALPDLAPLFTGKIDGLYRGAARFIARDAAGHTVGEHAWTTPLDHQAGMEYLIDFAEGHLDGYRVCAVGHRIVHGGVDFSGPVQLDDAVLDRLAGLIPLAPLHLPHNLAPVRALMALRPGLLQVGCFDTAFHTAQPALAQAFALPEVITSLGIRRYGFHGLSYEYIAATLPQCDPALAGARVVAAHLGNGASMCAMQGGRSMASTMGFTAVDGLPMGTRCGALDPGVVIYLIEELGMTVESVQRMMYNESGLLGVSGVSSDMRVLEASSDPRAQLAIDLLTYRIGRELGSLVASLGGLDALVFSGGIGENSARLRAAVCRDAAWLGVELDSAANAAPPAGPVCISLASSPVAVWLVPANEELMIARHTYDLRELLDPPLPESGEHP; the protein is encoded by the coding sequence ATGGCGACGCAGGACTGCATCGCGGTCATCAATGCCGGCTCGTCGAGCATCAAGTTTTCGCTGCATGCGCTGCCTGATCTGGCGCCGCTCTTCACGGGCAAGATCGATGGGCTGTATCGGGGCGCTGCGCGTTTCATCGCCCGCGACGCCGCCGGTCACACGGTCGGTGAACACGCCTGGACGACGCCGCTCGACCACCAGGCCGGGATGGAATACCTGATCGATTTCGCCGAGGGCCACCTGGATGGCTACCGCGTGTGCGCGGTCGGTCACCGCATCGTGCACGGCGGGGTCGACTTCAGCGGACCGGTGCAGCTGGACGACGCCGTACTCGATCGGCTGGCCGGCCTGATTCCACTGGCGCCGCTGCATCTGCCGCATAATCTGGCGCCGGTGCGCGCCTTGATGGCGCTGCGACCCGGGCTGCTGCAGGTTGGCTGCTTCGACACCGCGTTCCATACGGCGCAGCCAGCGCTGGCGCAGGCGTTCGCGCTGCCAGAGGTGATCACCAGCCTGGGCATCCGCCGCTACGGGTTCCACGGGCTGTCCTACGAATACATCGCGGCCACGCTGCCGCAGTGCGATCCGGCGCTGGCCGGCGCGCGCGTGGTCGCCGCGCACCTGGGCAACGGCGCCAGCATGTGCGCGATGCAGGGCGGGCGCAGCATGGCCAGCACGATGGGCTTCACGGCGGTCGACGGCCTGCCGATGGGCACGCGCTGCGGCGCGCTCGATCCGGGCGTGGTCATCTACCTGATCGAGGAGCTGGGCATGACGGTGGAGAGCGTGCAGCGCATGATGTACAACGAATCGGGCTTGCTGGGCGTGTCGGGCGTGTCGTCCGACATGCGCGTGCTGGAGGCGAGCAGTGACCCGCGCGCGCAACTGGCGATCGACTTGCTGACGTACCGGATCGGCCGCGAACTCGGTTCGCTGGTAGCCAGCCTGGGCGGACTGGACGCGCTGGTGTTCTCGGGTGGTATCGGCGAGAACAGCGCGCGGCTGCGCGCTGCGGTATGCCGTGATGCGGCCTGGCTCGGGGTCGAACTCGATTCTGCCGCCAACGCCGCGCCGCCCGCTGGCCCGGTCTGTATCAGCCTGGCATCAAGCCCGGTCGCCGTCTGGCTGGTGCCCGCCAACGAAGAACTGATGATCGCGCGCCATACGTATGACCTGCGTGAACTGCTCGATCCACCATTGCCTGAATCTGGAGAACACCCATGA
- a CDS encoding RNA-binding protein, whose protein sequence is MKVILSGLHADASESAIIDSFTPYFHITQVDMIREGSPDSPWAVLHIADSYEHAWAACNSLRGVFHRGKRLSVYIPTHQPDIYHEFAPHERLDIA, encoded by the coding sequence ATGAAAGTCATCCTGTCGGGCCTGCACGCCGATGCCAGCGAAAGCGCCATCATCGACAGCTTCACCCCGTATTTTCACATCACGCAGGTGGACATGATCCGCGAAGGTTCGCCTGACAGCCCCTGGGCCGTGCTGCACATCGCCGACTCGTACGAGCACGCCTGGGCGGCCTGCAACAGCCTGCGTGGCGTCTTCCATCGCGGTAAGCGCCTGAGCGTGTACATCCCGACCCACCAGCCCGACATCTATCACGAGTTCGCGCCGCACGAGCGCCTCGATATCGCTTGA
- a CDS encoding LysR family transcriptional regulator: MKTTSLDAIRIFLAVAEMKSFTAAAIRIGVTPAAASKAVKLLEAQHGVILLTRNTRRVMLTETGSALYADLLAATCQIDDAFSSLARFRDRPAGTLRLTVPRALGALVLKTLAPQFRRAHPDVALDISLDDGEVDLLERGYDAGIRLGQSVAQGMVAVRLTPELRWSVVGAPAYFADAGRPRIPEDLVRHATIRYRFHTSTMLARWQFTRDGAAFHVETGHTLVVNDTGLIADFARSGMGLAYLPDIEISHDLANGQLERVLAPFVPNTSGLYLYFAAKAQGQPKLRAFIDMATALRDAVP, from the coding sequence ATGAAAACCACCTCCCTGGACGCCATCCGCATCTTTCTCGCCGTTGCCGAGATGAAGAGTTTTACAGCCGCCGCCATCCGCATCGGGGTGACACCTGCCGCCGCCAGCAAGGCCGTGAAACTGCTCGAAGCGCAGCACGGCGTCATTCTCCTGACCCGCAACACGCGCCGTGTCATGCTCACTGAGACGGGCAGCGCGCTGTATGCCGACCTGCTGGCCGCGACCTGCCAGATTGACGATGCCTTTTCGAGCCTGGCGCGCTTTCGGGACCGCCCGGCCGGCACCTTGCGGCTGACTGTCCCGCGCGCATTGGGTGCGCTGGTGCTCAAGACGCTGGCACCGCAGTTCCGACGCGCGCATCCCGACGTGGCGCTCGATATCTCGCTCGACGACGGCGAGGTCGATTTGCTGGAACGGGGGTACGATGCAGGCATCCGTCTTGGCCAGTCGGTCGCGCAAGGCATGGTCGCGGTGCGCCTGACGCCTGAGCTGCGCTGGTCGGTCGTCGGCGCCCCTGCCTACTTCGCCGATGCCGGCCGGCCGCGCATACCGGAAGACCTCGTGCGCCACGCGACGATCCGCTACCGCTTCCACACCTCGACAATGCTGGCGCGCTGGCAGTTCACGCGCGATGGCGCCGCATTCCACGTCGAGACCGGACACACGCTCGTCGTCAACGACACGGGCCTGATCGCCGACTTTGCCCGCTCCGGCATGGGCCTGGCCTATTTGCCCGACATCGAGATCTCACACGACCTCGCCAATGGCCAGCTCGAACGTGTTCTTGCACCGTTCGTGCCAAACACGTCAGGCCTCTACCTGTACTTCGCCGCAAAAGCCCAGGGCCAGCCGAAGCTGCGCGCCTTCATCGACATGGCCACCGCGCTGCGCGACGCCGTCCCCTGA